Part of the Novipirellula caenicola genome is shown below.
ACCGTGGTGAAATTTTTGAACGAACCCAATTGGCTGCGTGTTGGCAAATCGGTCTTCAAAACCAATTGCGTTTCCTGTCACGGGGCGGAAGGCGGCGGTTTGGTTGGCCCGAACCTGACCGACGAAGCATACAAGAACGTAAAAGACATCGGCGATATTTTGCACGTCCTCGAGAACGGGGCGGCAGGCGGAGCGATGCCAGCTTGGAAAACACGACTGTCCCCCAACGAATTGGTGTTGGCCGCCAGCTATGTCGCTAGTTTGCGTGGCACCGAAGTCGCCGACGGCAAACCCGCCGAAGGACGCGTGATCCCACCATGGCCCGAAGCGCCGCCGGAGGAAGAAACTTCCGATGAGGAAGCAAACACGGACG
Proteins encoded:
- a CDS encoding cbb3-type cytochrome c oxidase N-terminal domain-containing protein, with product MGNNPKNQDGVEQEPIVGEIPDDPLTGHAYDGIQEFDNPLPGWWKWMFIGSILFAFPYAAFYHGGGEGRTATERYDKALAENIRLQFAEIGELKMDRATVVKFLNEPNWLRVGKSVFKTNCVSCHGAEGGGLVGPNLTDEAYKNVKDIGDILHVLENGAAGGAMPAWKTRLSPNELVLAASYVASLRGTEVADGKPAEGRVIPPWPEAPPEEETSDEEANTDDETDDAASTGPKKAST